Proteins from one Pseudarthrobacter sp. BIM B-2242 genomic window:
- a CDS encoding lyase family protein, translating to MTDAALGNFGSAEDGDVGLLSPVSASPLVAAVTGDRAVLAAILAVESGWAAVLEKAGLAPAGSAAVVASAAQPGRYDAAAIAARAQGGGNPVIPLLADLRKQVSALDTAGVGALRAVHTSLTSQDVLDTALMLLARNTVEALLADLKTTTAALAALAEKHADTLGVGRSLTQHSLPFTFGLRAAQWFHGVAAAGRQLESVTFPVQFGGAAGTLAAGTVLAAGSRATPFTLADSLAKQLGLAPAPAPWHTNRLVITSLGNALAAVLGAAGKIAADVLFLSRPEVAELAEPRAAGRGVSSAMPQKQNPVLSVLIRSAALQAPQLVAQLHLATANFNDERPDAAWHTEWPALRELLRLALGAAGHLRELAAGLQVYPDAMRRNLDLAGPLLLAEGVGAAVAPLLAEKDGRTGKEQLQDVVDRTLAAPAAEQGATYRRLVREAVPVGALTDLRLDELLDPASYLGQAAEISRRILAEYPDYSRARPASSTDIASATDPDQNGANRG from the coding sequence GTGACGGACGCCGCCTTGGGTAATTTCGGTAGCGCGGAGGACGGTGACGTCGGCCTGCTCAGTCCCGTCTCGGCGTCGCCATTGGTGGCGGCGGTGACCGGCGACCGTGCGGTGCTGGCGGCGATCCTCGCCGTCGAGTCCGGCTGGGCCGCGGTGCTGGAGAAGGCGGGCCTGGCGCCCGCCGGTTCCGCCGCCGTCGTGGCTTCCGCCGCGCAGCCGGGCCGCTACGACGCGGCGGCCATCGCGGCCCGCGCCCAAGGCGGCGGCAACCCCGTCATCCCTTTGTTGGCGGACCTGCGGAAGCAGGTTTCGGCGCTGGACACCGCCGGCGTCGGTGCATTGCGTGCGGTGCACACCTCTCTGACCAGCCAGGACGTCCTCGACACGGCCCTGATGCTGCTCGCGCGCAACACCGTGGAAGCGCTGCTTGCCGACCTGAAAACCACGACGGCGGCGCTCGCAGCCTTGGCGGAAAAGCATGCGGACACGCTGGGGGTGGGAAGGAGCCTGACCCAGCACTCCCTCCCGTTTACGTTCGGGCTGCGGGCAGCGCAGTGGTTCCACGGTGTGGCCGCGGCCGGTCGGCAGCTGGAGAGCGTCACGTTCCCGGTGCAGTTCGGCGGGGCTGCGGGAACCCTCGCCGCCGGCACCGTGCTGGCCGCCGGGAGCCGCGCCACTCCCTTCACGCTTGCCGATTCCCTGGCCAAGCAGCTGGGTCTGGCTCCCGCCCCCGCTCCCTGGCACACCAACCGGCTTGTCATCACGTCCCTCGGCAACGCCCTGGCGGCCGTGCTGGGCGCCGCGGGCAAGATCGCCGCGGACGTCCTGTTCCTGAGCCGGCCCGAAGTGGCCGAACTCGCGGAACCCCGCGCCGCGGGCCGCGGCGTGTCCTCGGCCATGCCGCAGAAGCAGAACCCGGTGCTGTCGGTCCTGATCCGCAGCGCCGCCCTCCAGGCCCCGCAATTGGTGGCGCAGCTGCACCTGGCCACTGCCAACTTCAACGACGAACGCCCCGATGCCGCCTGGCACACCGAATGGCCGGCCCTGCGTGAACTCCTGCGGCTGGCGTTGGGCGCTGCCGGGCACCTCCGTGAGCTCGCCGCAGGACTCCAGGTTTACCCGGACGCCATGCGCCGCAACCTGGACCTCGCCGGCCCGCTGCTCCTGGCGGAAGGGGTGGGCGCCGCCGTCGCCCCGCTTTTGGCAGAGAAGGACGGGCGCACCGGCAAGGAGCAGCTGCAGGACGTGGTGGACCGGACCCTTGCCGCGCCCGCTGCCGAGCAGGGTGCCACCTACCGGCGGCTGGTCCGGGAAGCGGTCCCCGTGGGTGCGCTCACGGACCTGCGGCTGGACGAACTCCTGGATCCCGCCAGCTACCTGGGCCAGGCCGCCGAAATTTCCCGCCGCATTTTGGCCGAGTACCCCGACTATTCCCGTGCCCGCCCCGCATCCTCAACAGACATTGCGTCCGCAACAGACCCCGACCAGAACGGAGCCAACCGTGGCTAA
- the pcaG gene encoding protocatechuate 3,4-dioxygenase subunit alpha, whose translation MTATKLVATPGQTVGPFYGYALPYEKDNELLAPGSAGSIRLQGTVYDGSGAAIPDAILEIWQPDADGKIVQRTGSLVRDGYTFTGWGRGAVGNSGVFTFTTVNPGPTEPGAAPFISVAVFARGLMNRLFTRIYLPENEEALAKDPLLSSLDPESRKTLIARRDPDGGLSWDVRLQGEGETVFLDFQ comes from the coding sequence GTGACTGCCACCAAACTTGTTGCCACCCCCGGCCAGACAGTAGGCCCCTTCTACGGCTACGCCCTGCCGTACGAGAAGGACAACGAACTGTTGGCACCCGGCTCGGCCGGTTCCATCCGCCTTCAGGGCACCGTGTACGACGGCTCCGGCGCAGCGATTCCGGACGCCATCCTGGAGATCTGGCAGCCTGACGCCGACGGCAAGATCGTGCAGCGCACCGGCTCCCTGGTCCGCGACGGCTACACCTTCACCGGCTGGGGCCGCGGCGCCGTGGGCAACTCCGGCGTGTTCACCTTCACCACCGTGAACCCCGGCCCCACCGAGCCCGGTGCAGCCCCCTTCATCTCCGTGGCCGTGTTTGCCCGCGGCCTGATGAACCGGCTCTTCACCCGGATCTACCTGCCCGAAAACGAGGAAGCCCTGGCCAAGGACCCGCTCCTGAGCTCCCTGGACCCGGAAAGCCGGAAGACCCTGATCGCGCGCCGTGATCCCGACGGCGGACTCAGCTGGGACGTCCGCCTGCAGGGTGAGGGCGAGACGGTCTTCCTGGACTTCCAGTGA
- the pcaH gene encoding protocatechuate 3,4-dioxygenase subunit beta has protein sequence MPQDIKAHQLETDEFVPAAEPRAAHLPLDSAVETQAALSAEINALGEAYTRALKGGVAAETQPRLDYAPYRSSILRHPTKSLHHADPETIELYSPAFGHQDVHALEADLTIQHNGEPQGERIIVAGKVLDGDGRPVAGQLVEIWQANSSGRYIHKRDQHPAPLDPNFTGVGRCITGPDGSYRFTTIKPGAYPWKNHLNAWRPAHIHFSLFGQEFTQRIVTQMYFPGDQLFPLDPIYQSIVDQDARDRLVATYDHSLTEPEWALGYNWDIILTGSKRTWTENEALGAEGDQE, from the coding sequence GTGCCGCAGGACATCAAAGCCCACCAGCTTGAGACTGACGAGTTCGTACCGGCCGCAGAACCCCGCGCCGCGCACCTCCCCCTGGACAGTGCCGTCGAAACCCAGGCCGCTCTCAGTGCTGAGATCAACGCCCTGGGCGAGGCCTATACGCGGGCGCTCAAGGGCGGCGTCGCCGCCGAAACCCAGCCCCGGCTGGACTACGCCCCCTACCGCAGCAGCATCCTCCGGCACCCCACCAAGAGCCTGCACCACGCAGACCCGGAAACCATCGAACTGTACTCGCCCGCCTTCGGGCACCAGGACGTGCACGCGCTCGAAGCGGACCTGACCATCCAGCACAACGGCGAACCCCAGGGTGAGCGGATCATCGTGGCCGGCAAGGTCCTGGACGGCGACGGCCGCCCCGTGGCCGGCCAGCTCGTGGAAATTTGGCAGGCCAACTCGTCCGGCCGCTACATCCACAAGCGCGACCAGCACCCGGCACCGCTGGACCCCAACTTCACCGGCGTGGGCCGCTGCATCACGGGCCCGGACGGCTCCTACCGGTTCACCACCATCAAGCCCGGCGCCTACCCGTGGAAAAACCACCTCAACGCCTGGCGCCCGGCGCACATCCACTTCTCGCTCTTCGGCCAGGAGTTCACCCAGCGCATTGTCACCCAGATGTACTTCCCCGGCGACCAGCTCTTCCCGCTGGACCCCATCTACCAGTCCATCGTGGACCAGGACGCCCGCGACCGCCTCGTGGCCACCTACGACCACAGCCTCACCGAGCCCGAGTGGGCCCTGGGCTACAACTGGGACATCATCCTGACCGGTTCCAAGCGGACCTGGACCGAAAACGAAGCGCTGGGCGCAGAAGGAGACCAGGAATAA
- a CDS encoding bifunctional sugar phosphate isomerase/epimerase/4-hydroxyphenylpyruvate dioxygenase family protein, which yields MRTGIATVCLSGTLKEKMQACAIAGFDGIEIFEQDLVTSPVTPEDVRKMAADLGLTLDLYQPFRDFDSVSEDLLTANLRRAEAKFKLMARLGMDTILVCSNVATASIDSDDLRAEQLGRLAALAGDHGIKVAYEALAWGKYVSDYEHAHRLVEAVDHPNLGTCLDSFHILSRNWDTAPIEAFNPEKIFFVQVADAPKLSMDVLSWSRHYRVFPGEGQFELAKFMGHVVRAGYSGPVSLEIFNDVFRQSDVERTAVDGMRSLIWLEEQSAKWLDANAPALSAAGAGPTGAGGAAAPFRRRYPMELATLPQVAEPAGYNFAEVRAADTKGLETVLGQLGFEFNGRHRTKAVQLWTMGHARVIVNEAAPGSGESAADASPAIAALGFDVASPVIASARARQLKAPAVPRTSQANEEVFQGFAAPDSTEVFLCQGSPDGTAAWTSEFGETAEPREGPVAPAAGVTAVIDHVNLAQPWQHFDEAVLFYTSALALTPQPFAEVPSPTGLVRSQVMATDDRSVRLVLNLAPLIQQDGAGEGHRKTYQEHIAFAVDDLVATARDCKARGLEFLEIPANYYEDLDARFGLAPDFLATLQELNLLYDRDADGEFLHFYTATVGSVFFEMVERRGAYDGYGAPNAPVRHAVQYDLLHRP from the coding sequence ATGCGCACCGGAATCGCCACAGTCTGCCTCTCCGGCACCCTGAAGGAAAAGATGCAGGCCTGCGCCATCGCAGGCTTCGACGGCATTGAAATCTTTGAGCAGGACCTGGTCACCTCACCCGTTACGCCCGAGGACGTCCGCAAGATGGCGGCAGACCTTGGCCTCACCCTGGACCTCTACCAGCCGTTCCGTGACTTCGACAGCGTGTCCGAGGACCTCCTCACGGCCAACCTCCGCCGTGCCGAAGCCAAATTCAAGCTGATGGCCCGCCTGGGCATGGACACCATCCTGGTCTGCTCCAACGTGGCCACGGCCAGCATCGACAGCGACGACCTCCGGGCTGAGCAGCTTGGCCGGCTGGCAGCACTGGCAGGGGACCACGGCATCAAGGTCGCCTACGAGGCCCTGGCCTGGGGCAAGTACGTCAGCGACTACGAGCACGCCCACCGGCTGGTGGAAGCCGTGGACCACCCCAACCTGGGCACCTGCCTGGACTCCTTCCACATCCTTTCCCGCAACTGGGACACTGCGCCCATCGAGGCCTTCAACCCGGAGAAGATCTTCTTCGTGCAGGTTGCGGACGCCCCGAAGCTCTCCATGGACGTCCTGTCCTGGAGCCGGCACTACCGGGTGTTCCCGGGCGAGGGGCAGTTCGAGCTCGCCAAGTTCATGGGCCACGTTGTCAGGGCCGGCTACAGCGGACCGGTGTCGCTGGAAATCTTCAACGACGTCTTCCGCCAGTCGGACGTGGAGCGTACCGCCGTGGACGGCATGCGTTCGCTCATCTGGCTGGAGGAACAGAGCGCCAAGTGGCTCGACGCCAACGCACCCGCTCTGTCCGCTGCGGGCGCCGGACCCACCGGTGCTGGTGGTGCCGCGGCCCCGTTCCGCCGTCGTTATCCCATGGAACTGGCCACCCTCCCGCAGGTGGCCGAACCGGCAGGCTACAACTTTGCCGAGGTCAGGGCCGCCGACACCAAGGGCCTCGAAACTGTCCTCGGCCAGCTCGGCTTTGAATTCAACGGCCGGCACCGCACCAAGGCCGTGCAGCTGTGGACCATGGGCCACGCCCGGGTGATCGTCAACGAGGCGGCCCCCGGGTCGGGGGAGAGCGCCGCGGATGCGTCACCCGCCATCGCGGCTTTGGGATTTGACGTCGCCTCACCCGTGATTGCCTCCGCCCGGGCCCGGCAGCTCAAGGCCCCCGCGGTCCCGCGCACGAGCCAGGCCAACGAGGAGGTGTTCCAGGGCTTCGCGGCGCCGGACTCCACGGAGGTTTTCCTGTGCCAGGGCAGCCCGGACGGCACCGCCGCCTGGACAAGCGAATTCGGCGAGACGGCGGAGCCCCGCGAGGGGCCGGTAGCGCCCGCGGCCGGAGTCACTGCGGTGATTGATCACGTCAACCTGGCCCAGCCGTGGCAGCACTTTGACGAGGCCGTTCTCTTCTACACCAGCGCCCTCGCCCTGACGCCCCAGCCGTTTGCGGAGGTGCCGAGCCCCACCGGCCTGGTCCGCTCGCAGGTCATGGCCACGGACGACCGTTCGGTGCGGCTGGTGCTGAACCTGGCGCCGCTTATCCAGCAGGACGGTGCAGGCGAAGGCCATCGGAAAACCTACCAGGAGCACATCGCGTTCGCCGTGGATGACCTGGTGGCCACCGCCCGGGACTGCAAGGCCCGCGGACTGGAGTTCCTGGAGATCCCGGCGAACTACTACGAGGACCTGGACGCCCGGTTCGGCCTGGCCCCGGATTTCCTGGCGACACTGCAGGAACTGAACCTCCTGTACGACCGGGACGCCGACGGCGAGTTCCTGCACTTCTACACCGCCACCGTGGGCAGCGTGTTCTTCGAAATGGTGGAACGCCGCGGAGCCTATGACGGCTACGGGGCACCCAACGCGCCCGTCCGGCACGCAGTCCAGTACGACCTCCTGCACCGCCCCTAA
- a CDS encoding shikimate dehydrogenase has translation MSNRTESYLVGLVGDGVMPSLTPPMHEREGDVQGLRYLYRPIDLLELGLTGDAVGELLKSARSLGFNGLNITHPCKQLVLQYLDEVSPDALRLGAVNTVVIEGGRFIGHNTDFSGFAAALASGLPGARLDRVVQLGAGGAGSAVAYALLTAGVKTLDLVDTDAARCAARAAELAGFFPDRTITPRTTTELTQLMPLADGLVHCTPVGMAAHPGVPLDLDLLESRHWVADIVYRPIETELVLGARAKGCAVLDGGRMAVGQAADSFRIFTGLEADADRMRGHFLELVAQEEVAA, from the coding sequence ATGAGCAATCGAACTGAGTCCTACCTTGTGGGACTGGTCGGCGATGGCGTGATGCCGTCACTCACTCCTCCCATGCACGAACGCGAAGGCGATGTCCAAGGCCTGCGCTACCTCTACCGCCCCATCGACCTGCTGGAGCTCGGACTGACTGGCGACGCCGTGGGGGAGCTGCTCAAAAGCGCCCGCAGCCTCGGCTTCAACGGCCTGAACATCACCCATCCGTGCAAGCAGCTGGTCCTCCAGTACTTGGACGAGGTCTCGCCGGACGCCCTCCGGCTTGGCGCCGTCAACACCGTGGTGATCGAGGGCGGCCGCTTCATCGGACACAACACCGACTTCTCCGGTTTTGCCGCCGCCCTGGCCTCCGGCCTTCCGGGCGCCCGGCTGGACCGCGTGGTCCAGCTCGGCGCAGGAGGTGCCGGGTCCGCCGTCGCCTACGCCCTGCTCACCGCCGGCGTGAAGACTCTGGACCTGGTGGACACGGACGCCGCCCGCTGCGCGGCGCGCGCCGCCGAACTGGCCGGCTTCTTCCCGGACCGCACCATCACACCGCGTACGACGACGGAGCTAACGCAGCTGATGCCGCTGGCCGACGGCCTGGTGCACTGCACGCCGGTAGGCATGGCCGCCCACCCGGGCGTCCCGCTGGACCTTGACCTCCTCGAATCCCGGCACTGGGTGGCGGACATTGTCTACCGCCCCATCGAGACCGAGCTTGTCCTGGGTGCCCGTGCCAAGGGCTGCGCGGTCCTGGATGGCGGCCGCATGGCCGTGGGGCAGGCGGCTGACTCCTTCCGGATCTTCACCGGGCTGGAAGCCGATGCTGACCGCATGCGCGGACACTTCCTGGAGCTCGTGGCCCAGGAAGAAGTGGCCGCCTGA
- a CDS encoding IclR family transcriptional regulator has product MVGKALGLLVLLGDEPRGASAAEISRRADLPFSTTYRLLGSLTRDGFVDYEPDGRRYHLGLRIFQLGQRVSQHHGFAGAAMPVLRRVTEQTGEATILSVRDGHHHLTVNKVDGPQMFRVTSDPGHLGALHATAVGKALVAFADDAEREALIEELELEPLTERTITDRAAFRAEMDRVRRQGYAVMDEENENGMRAVAVPLLNSQGHAFASLATAVPVFRLSMEGLLAHVPLLQEAAAELAARLPQR; this is encoded by the coding sequence ATGGTGGGCAAGGCCCTGGGCCTGCTTGTCCTATTGGGTGACGAGCCCCGCGGTGCCAGTGCCGCGGAGATCTCGCGCCGCGCCGACCTTCCCTTCAGTACCACGTACCGCCTGCTGGGTTCCCTGACCCGGGACGGCTTTGTGGACTATGAGCCGGACGGCCGCCGTTACCACCTGGGCCTGCGCATCTTCCAGTTGGGGCAGCGGGTGTCCCAGCATCACGGCTTCGCCGGCGCGGCCATGCCGGTGCTTCGCCGAGTGACCGAGCAGACGGGGGAGGCCACCATCCTAAGCGTCCGGGACGGCCATCACCACCTCACCGTCAACAAGGTGGACGGCCCGCAGATGTTCCGGGTGACCAGCGACCCTGGCCACCTGGGCGCCCTGCATGCGACCGCCGTCGGGAAGGCCCTCGTGGCGTTTGCGGACGATGCGGAGCGGGAGGCCCTCATCGAGGAGCTTGAACTCGAGCCGCTCACGGAGCGCACCATCACCGACCGTGCCGCCTTCCGGGCCGAAATGGACCGGGTCCGCCGCCAGGGATACGCCGTGATGGATGAGGAAAACGAGAACGGGATGCGCGCGGTGGCTGTTCCGCTGCTCAACTCCCAGGGCCACGCCTTCGCGTCGCTGGCCACGGCGGTCCCTGTTTTCCGCCTCAGTATGGAAGGCCTTTTGGCCCACGTGCCCCTGCTGCAGGAGGCCGCTGCCGAGCTGGCTGCGCGCCTACCCCAGCGCTAG
- a CDS encoding MFS transporter gives MSQTLPSAGQGTVAPAGTPKKAALASFLGSAVEYYDFFIFGSAAALIFPTVFFPDAGANAAVMSFATFGFAYVARPVGAVILGHFGDRVGRQKVLMFTLLLMGASTFLIGCLPDFNTVGWWAPALLVLARLCQGLSAAGEQAGASSMTLEHAPDNRRSFFTSWTLTGTQGGQILAALVFIPVLALPDEIKYGVGWRIPFWLSAAVVVVAFFIRRTLHEPPAFAEAQKTAQISKLPVADLLKGHWRDVLRVIACAFIAAVSTVFGTLAISYAKTVAGVDGTTTLWLVVGANLVALGTQPLFGMLADKIGRKPVFIYGAVASAILTPVFLLSLESGSTPLMFLAAIGFFSFGYAASNAVWPSFYAEMFSTKVRFSGLAIGTQLGFLMAGFAPAIVAAMGGIKPGGWVQISIFTAIICGIAAISALTAKETFKVPTKQLGLK, from the coding sequence ATGAGCCAGACACTTCCGTCCGCCGGGCAGGGCACTGTTGCCCCGGCCGGGACGCCCAAGAAAGCAGCCCTCGCCAGCTTCCTGGGCAGCGCCGTCGAATACTACGACTTCTTCATCTTCGGTTCGGCGGCGGCACTGATCTTCCCCACGGTGTTCTTCCCGGACGCCGGCGCCAACGCCGCCGTCATGTCCTTCGCCACCTTCGGCTTTGCCTACGTGGCACGTCCGGTGGGCGCTGTGATCCTGGGCCACTTCGGTGACCGCGTGGGCCGGCAGAAGGTGCTGATGTTCACGCTGCTGCTGATGGGCGCCTCGACTTTCCTCATCGGCTGCCTGCCCGACTTCAACACCGTGGGCTGGTGGGCGCCGGCGCTGTTGGTGCTGGCACGCCTTTGCCAGGGCCTCTCCGCCGCCGGCGAGCAGGCCGGCGCTTCCTCCATGACGCTGGAGCACGCCCCTGACAACCGCCGCTCCTTCTTCACCTCCTGGACCCTCACCGGGACCCAGGGCGGCCAGATCCTGGCGGCCCTCGTCTTCATCCCCGTCCTGGCCCTCCCGGACGAGATCAAGTACGGCGTCGGCTGGCGCATCCCGTTCTGGCTCAGTGCCGCCGTTGTTGTTGTTGCGTTCTTCATCCGCCGCACGCTGCACGAACCCCCCGCATTCGCAGAAGCACAGAAGACGGCCCAGATCTCCAAGCTCCCCGTTGCCGACCTCCTCAAGGGACACTGGCGCGACGTCCTGCGCGTTATTGCCTGCGCGTTCATCGCGGCCGTCTCCACCGTGTTCGGCACCTTGGCCATCAGCTACGCCAAGACCGTCGCCGGCGTTGACGGCACCACCACCCTGTGGCTGGTGGTCGGCGCCAACCTGGTAGCACTCGGCACCCAGCCCCTGTTCGGCATGCTCGCCGACAAGATCGGCCGCAAGCCCGTGTTCATCTACGGCGCCGTGGCCAGCGCGATCCTCACCCCTGTGTTCCTGCTCAGCCTGGAGTCCGGCAGCACCCCGCTGATGTTCCTCGCCGCCATCGGGTTCTTCTCCTTCGGCTACGCAGCCTCCAACGCCGTCTGGCCGTCCTTCTACGCCGAGATGTTCAGTACCAAGGTCCGCTTCTCCGGCCTGGCCATCGGCACCCAGCTCGGCTTCCTGATGGCAGGCTTCGCCCCCGCCATCGTGGCAGCGATGGGCGGCATCAAGCCCGGCGGCTGGGTCCAGATCAGCATCTTCACCGCCATCATCTGTGGTATTGCGGCGATCTCTGCCCTGACGGCCAAGGAAACCTTCAAGGTCCCCACCAAGCAGCTCGGCCTGAAGTAA
- a CDS encoding ATP-dependent DNA ligase — protein MRLPVMPPVLPMLAKAVSGIDGIPGAGDFSFEPKWDGFRSIIFRDGDELEIGSRNGKPMTRYFPELVVALKENLPPRCVLDGEIVLVGQSGDRLDFDALQQRIHPAASRVKMLAEQTPAKFVAFDLLALDDEDYTGRPFSERRVALEKALAGSKAPVHLTAATLDKSTAGTWFRQFEGAGLDGIVAKPLAGSYQPDKRVMFKIKHERTADCVVAGYRVHKSGPDAIGSLLLGLYKDDGGLASVGVIGAFPMKRRQELFRELQPLVTDFDDHPWAWAKQAEGERTPRNAEGSRWSAGKDLSFVPLRPELVVEVRYDHMEGERFRHTAQFSRWRPDRDPESCTYAQLEEPVNFDLASVLETGRP, from the coding sequence ATGCGACTTCCCGTGATGCCCCCCGTCCTGCCTATGCTCGCCAAAGCCGTCAGCGGCATAGACGGTATTCCCGGAGCGGGTGACTTCAGCTTCGAACCGAAATGGGACGGTTTTCGGTCCATCATCTTCCGGGACGGCGATGAGCTGGAGATCGGCAGCCGGAACGGGAAACCCATGACCCGGTATTTTCCTGAGCTTGTGGTGGCCCTGAAGGAGAACCTCCCCCCGCGGTGCGTCCTGGACGGGGAGATCGTCCTGGTGGGCCAGTCCGGGGACAGGCTGGACTTCGACGCCCTGCAGCAGCGGATCCACCCCGCCGCCAGCCGCGTGAAGATGCTCGCAGAACAGACCCCGGCCAAGTTCGTCGCCTTCGACCTGCTGGCTTTGGATGATGAGGACTACACCGGCCGGCCCTTCTCCGAACGGCGGGTTGCGCTGGAAAAGGCACTCGCCGGCAGCAAGGCGCCCGTCCACCTCACGGCCGCCACCCTGGACAAATCCACCGCCGGGACGTGGTTCCGGCAGTTCGAGGGCGCAGGCCTGGACGGGATCGTGGCCAAGCCGCTCGCCGGCAGCTACCAGCCGGACAAACGCGTGATGTTCAAGATCAAGCACGAACGCACCGCCGACTGTGTGGTTGCCGGCTACCGCGTCCACAAGAGCGGCCCGGATGCCATCGGCTCGCTGCTGCTCGGTTTATACAAGGACGACGGCGGCCTGGCCAGTGTGGGCGTGATCGGCGCCTTCCCGATGAAGCGGCGGCAGGAACTGTTCCGGGAGCTGCAACCGCTCGTCACGGATTTCGACGACCATCCGTGGGCCTGGGCCAAACAGGCGGAAGGCGAACGGACGCCGCGCAACGCCGAGGGAAGCCGGTGGAGCGCCGGCAAGGACCTGTCCTTTGTGCCGCTGCGGCCGGAACTCGTGGTGGAAGTCCGGTACGACCACATGGAAGGCGAGCGGTTCCGTCACACAGCTCAGTTCTCACGCTGGCGGCCGGACCGGGACCCGGAGTCCTGCACTTACGCGCAGCTGGAAGAACCCGTTAACTTCGACCTGGCGTCGGTGCTGGAGACGGGCCGGCCGTAG
- a CDS encoding TIGR03885 family FMN-dependent LLM class oxidoreductase has translation MVTLGFHASHEQISPRQLLKDVQHAEQAGFDAAMCSDHIEPWSARQGHSGFAWSWLGAALATTGLRFGVVTAPGQRYHPAIIAHASATLAAMFPGRFWMAPGSGENMNEHVTGDAWPPKETRQQRLEECVDIIRRLHRGEDVTHHGLVTVEQARIWDVPEPPPPLIGPAISVETARRAADWADGLVTVNQPPEKLKHMLAAYRDNGGQGKAVLQVHLSWAPREADALAVALDQWRTNTFAPPVPWDLPTAAHFDGVSNHIGEEQVRKSVNISASLDRHAEWLAGYAALGFDELYLHFVGQHQTPFIDAFAAEVLPQLRPDPVPVPAALPRASAAPSPAEARP, from the coding sequence ATGGTCACCCTCGGCTTCCATGCCTCCCATGAACAGATCAGCCCCCGACAACTGCTCAAGGACGTCCAGCACGCGGAGCAGGCAGGCTTTGATGCCGCCATGTGCTCCGACCATATCGAGCCGTGGTCGGCCCGGCAGGGTCATTCCGGCTTTGCCTGGTCCTGGCTGGGAGCCGCGCTGGCAACAACAGGCCTTCGCTTCGGGGTGGTGACGGCGCCGGGCCAGCGCTACCATCCGGCCATCATCGCCCACGCTTCGGCAACCCTGGCAGCCATGTTTCCTGGGCGGTTCTGGATGGCGCCGGGCAGCGGTGAAAACATGAACGAGCACGTTACCGGGGATGCCTGGCCGCCCAAGGAGACCCGGCAGCAGCGGCTTGAGGAGTGCGTGGACATCATTCGCCGCCTGCATCGCGGTGAGGACGTCACCCACCACGGGTTGGTGACCGTGGAACAGGCCCGGATCTGGGATGTTCCGGAGCCTCCCCCGCCACTGATCGGCCCGGCCATCAGTGTGGAGACGGCCCGCCGGGCCGCAGACTGGGCTGACGGCCTGGTCACCGTGAACCAGCCGCCGGAAAAGCTGAAGCACATGCTCGCCGCTTACCGGGACAACGGCGGACAGGGAAAGGCGGTCCTGCAGGTTCATCTCTCATGGGCGCCGCGCGAAGCAGATGCCCTGGCCGTTGCGCTGGACCAGTGGCGGACCAACACGTTCGCCCCTCCCGTCCCGTGGGATCTGCCCACAGCCGCGCATTTCGACGGCGTCAGCAACCATATCGGCGAGGAGCAGGTCCGGAAGTCGGTGAACATCTCCGCCAGCCTGGACCGGCACGCCGAGTGGCTGGCCGGCTACGCCGCGCTGGGGTTCGACGAGCTGTACCTGCACTTTGTGGGGCAGCACCAGACCCCGTTCATCGATGCGTTCGCAGCTGAGGTGCTGCCGCAGCTGCGCCCGGATCCCGTCCCGGTGCCAGCGGCCCTGCCGCGGGCGTCTGCGGCCCCGTCACCCGCGGAGGCCAGGCCGTGA